In Brevundimonas sp. SGAir0440, one DNA window encodes the following:
- a CDS encoding acetyl-CoA C-acyltransferase, producing MSATPSADPVVIVSYARTPMGGFQGALSDAKSTDLGAVAVKAALDRAGLDPQKVEQIIMGCVLPAGLGQAPARQAGMGAGLPTSTEATTINKMCGSGMQAAMMAHDALAAGSADVIVAGGMESMTNAPYLMHKHRGGARIGHDVISDSMYLDGLEDAYTPGKLMGQFAEDTAKAYQFTREQQDAYAIESAGRAKRAQETGAFDAEIASVEVKTRKGPVTVDRDEQPTRSDPSKIPNLKPAFGKDGTITAASAASISDGAAALVMMRQSTAEALGLTPIARVVSQAAHAHEPHLFTTAPVFALQKALKKAGWSADDVDLWEVNEAFAIVPMIAMQELGIPHDKINVNGGACALGHPLGASGARVLTTLLSALKAHGKTRGMAALCIGGGEATAMGVELV from the coding sequence AGTCCACCGACCTGGGCGCCGTCGCGGTGAAGGCGGCGCTGGACCGCGCGGGCCTGGATCCGCAAAAGGTCGAGCAGATCATCATGGGCTGCGTCCTGCCTGCGGGCCTGGGCCAGGCGCCGGCGCGTCAGGCGGGCATGGGCGCGGGCCTGCCCACCTCCACCGAGGCGACCACCATCAACAAGATGTGCGGTTCGGGCATGCAGGCGGCCATGATGGCGCACGATGCCCTGGCCGCTGGTTCGGCCGATGTGATCGTGGCGGGCGGCATGGAGTCGATGACCAACGCCCCGTATCTGATGCACAAGCACCGGGGCGGCGCGCGCATCGGCCACGACGTCATCTCCGACAGCATGTATCTGGACGGGCTGGAGGACGCCTACACCCCCGGCAAGCTGATGGGCCAGTTCGCCGAGGACACGGCCAAGGCCTATCAGTTCACCCGCGAGCAGCAGGACGCCTACGCCATCGAGAGCGCCGGCCGGGCCAAGCGCGCCCAGGAAACGGGCGCTTTCGACGCCGAGATCGCCTCGGTCGAGGTCAAGACCCGCAAGGGCCCCGTCACCGTCGACCGTGACGAACAGCCGACCCGGTCCGACCCGTCCAAGATCCCCAATCTGAAGCCCGCCTTCGGCAAGGACGGCACCATCACCGCGGCCTCCGCCGCCTCGATCTCGGACGGCGCCGCCGCCCTGGTCATGATGCGCCAATCGACGGCCGAGGCGCTGGGTCTGACGCCGATCGCCCGCGTCGTCAGCCAGGCCGCCCACGCCCACGAACCGCACCTGTTCACCACCGCTCCGGTCTTCGCCCTGCAGAAGGCGTTGAAGAAGGCGGGCTGGAGCGCTGACGACGTGGATCTGTGGGAGGTCAACGAGGCCTTCGCCATCGTGCCGATGATCGCCATGCAGGAACTCGGCATCCCCCACGACAAGATCAACGTCAATGGCGGCGCCTGCGCCCTGGGCCACCCGCTTGGGGCTTCAGGAGCACGCGTCTTGACCACTCTCCTGTCCGCCCTCAAAGCCCACGGCAAGACCCGCGGCATGGCCGCCCTCTGCATCGGCGGCGGCGAAGCGACGGCGATGGGCGTGGAGTTGGTTTAG
- a CDS encoding DUF5623 domain-containing protein — MLIGDVRPTTLNGVKRLAVQLRKERGLKHSNALDIAAQAANCTNFRNAQSVLPLRKGTSAQPYVLLTLYWCNKDEGYRVGRETLRVSLSQPILDICSKTDLKRVRGFGNLRMVADDHFVCDAVAPTQIYARERLSTAERSIRFMEHTGLRPSRDHSKAYPGGSARNKLPGKDHATNWFDAVTGQFILVDEPYKGVPNEAERADWAVEHGWLVEKTGWSGMYSPYKCDLYVATSATDFDLASLIAKINAMPPPLMAADWAGESESSWATFTSPMATTPQDVRRARCRGTVYPTDSATSVPLNYSLGSTRRRPKGALNLEGHIEAGRMIKAVIWSSHRPYGVYRRMNALRSTLEDWMDREVADSEFANIDFFDVYYHDLDDEDPLAHRVASPQDVAKLLGELREKLQKAYLDSVPLRRELRRIDASISLLTKTTLKIA; from the coding sequence ATGTTGATTGGTGACGTGCGTCCAACGACGCTCAATGGCGTGAAACGTCTTGCGGTGCAGCTCCGAAAGGAACGAGGCCTCAAGCATTCCAATGCCCTAGACATCGCGGCTCAAGCCGCAAACTGCACCAACTTCCGTAATGCTCAGAGCGTCTTACCTCTGCGCAAAGGTACATCCGCGCAGCCTTATGTGCTTTTGACCCTCTACTGGTGCAACAAGGACGAAGGCTATCGTGTCGGTCGAGAAACGCTGCGTGTGTCCCTTTCGCAGCCCATCCTTGATATCTGCAGTAAAACCGATCTTAAGCGAGTGCGTGGTTTTGGAAATCTAAGGATGGTCGCCGACGACCATTTCGTTTGCGACGCTGTGGCACCGACCCAAATATATGCCCGAGAGCGACTATCGACGGCGGAGCGCTCCATTCGCTTCATGGAGCACACCGGTCTTCGCCCCTCAAGAGATCACAGCAAGGCTTATCCGGGCGGCTCGGCACGCAACAAGCTGCCGGGCAAGGATCACGCCACAAACTGGTTCGATGCGGTCACGGGTCAGTTCATTCTCGTCGATGAACCTTACAAAGGCGTGCCCAACGAGGCCGAACGCGCAGACTGGGCAGTTGAGCACGGCTGGCTTGTGGAGAAAACTGGCTGGTCTGGCATGTACAGCCCGTACAAATGCGACCTCTACGTTGCGACCAGCGCTACCGACTTCGATCTCGCAAGCCTCATCGCAAAGATCAATGCCATGCCGCCCCCCCTCATGGCAGCTGATTGGGCCGGTGAATCCGAGTCGTCTTGGGCGACCTTCACCAGCCCCATGGCCACAACGCCACAGGATGTTAGGCGAGCACGTTGCAGGGGCACAGTCTATCCAACAGACAGCGCCACATCAGTGCCGCTGAACTACAGTCTTGGTTCGACACGTCGTCGTCCAAAAGGAGCATTGAACCTTGAGGGCCACATAGAAGCCGGCCGGATGATCAAGGCAGTCATCTGGTCGAGCCACCGGCCATACGGCGTATATCGTCGCATGAATGCCCTTCGCTCAACGCTTGAAGACTGGATGGATCGGGAGGTGGCTGACTCCGAGTTCGCCAACATAGACTTCTTTGATGTCTACTATCATGACTTGGACGATGAAGACCCCTTGGCCCATCGGGTGGCTTCGCCGCAAGACGTCGCCAAACTGCTCGGCGAGTTGAGAGAGAAACTTCAAAAAGCCTATCTGGACTCGGTGCCTCTTCGTCGGGAACTGCGACGCATCGATGCTTCGATTTCCCTGCTCACGAAGACAACGCTCAAGATTGCATAA
- a CDS encoding ATP-binding protein has product MRDEERRENRSGRRASDRAAGAPAWLRITVLVLALIAAAYALMASREFSRPTREISRLEAENLKLNAELVASQTAALIQSAEAGLAAGSTAIAAKSAPIEVVEAAQAVAPQVAFTLVGPGETVQAAKGEGSVVAGQTNVDGLRLDARIAPVLPEGGETRIVSSGGVVLASTRAAEIGQPIRTLIGVDPSALVDQAEPRAVTLGGQAGLAAAARTVAGGPYVVAISQGTTASVFDDAWVVLAPLLLGVGVVVLFVLYGLRQTRQHRERVATEKRFRIAVEAARCGVWEWDLAKGEVSLSDYMAALLGFSRGGVTDAEDVISRVHPRFQEDFRHALRQAAAYGAFEITFPVAGPDGRARWIDARGQARGERGDTGFSAILGVALDITEARRARAAAQAAESRLRDGVESISEAFVLFDRQGRLILWNQAFEDAFNFDHGVVRRGAMKDELNRIAGLAIKAEHRPASGRAGLREVELNDGRWLQLSERFTSEGGSVVTAADITAIKRQEAERRRAADDLRATVDQLESSQEKLSLLARKYEVAMTRAEAANQAKSEFLANMSHELRTPLNAINGFSEIMASELFGPLNEKYKGYAGDILKSGQHLLSLINDVLDMAKIEAGKMTLHYEPVSLREVCEDAVRLMRGKVQEAGLKIAVEAGDLPDIEADQRGVKQVMLNLISNAVKFTPEGGSIVVSLKPFVGAEGEDRVRVACADTGIGIAPEDLVRLARPFEQVEGQHSKTTQGTGLGLALTKSLIEMHGGQLSMESQPGVGTVVSFDLPVKRPDQTVQPIRAAFAA; this is encoded by the coding sequence TTGCGGGACGAGGAGCGGCGGGAAAATCGGTCGGGGCGTCGCGCCTCCGACCGCGCCGCCGGCGCGCCCGCCTGGTTGCGGATCACCGTCCTTGTCCTGGCGCTGATCGCGGCCGCCTACGCCTTGATGGCGTCGCGCGAGTTCAGCCGGCCGACCCGCGAAATCAGCCGCCTGGAAGCCGAAAACCTCAAGCTGAACGCTGAACTGGTCGCCAGCCAGACAGCAGCGTTGATCCAGTCGGCCGAAGCGGGCCTCGCCGCCGGCAGCACCGCCATCGCCGCCAAAAGTGCCCCCATAGAGGTCGTCGAGGCCGCCCAGGCAGTTGCGCCCCAGGTCGCCTTCACCCTGGTCGGTCCCGGCGAGACGGTGCAGGCCGCCAAGGGCGAAGGATCGGTCGTCGCCGGCCAGACCAATGTCGACGGCCTGAGACTGGACGCGCGGATCGCCCCTGTCCTGCCGGAAGGCGGCGAGACGCGGATCGTGTCGTCCGGCGGCGTGGTGCTGGCCTCCACGCGCGCCGCCGAGATCGGCCAACCCATCCGCACTCTGATCGGCGTCGATCCTTCCGCCCTGGTCGACCAGGCCGAACCGCGCGCCGTGACGCTGGGCGGCCAGGCCGGCCTCGCCGCCGCCGCTCGAACCGTCGCGGGCGGCCCCTATGTGGTCGCGATCTCGCAAGGGACGACCGCCTCGGTCTTCGACGACGCCTGGGTGGTGCTCGCGCCGCTGCTGCTGGGGGTCGGGGTCGTGGTTCTGTTCGTCCTGTACGGCCTGCGCCAGACGCGCCAGCATCGCGAACGGGTGGCGACCGAAAAGCGGTTCCGCATCGCCGTCGAAGCTGCGCGGTGCGGGGTGTGGGAGTGGGATTTGGCCAAGGGCGAGGTGTCGCTGTCGGACTATATGGCCGCCCTGCTGGGCTTTTCGCGCGGCGGAGTGACCGACGCCGAGGATGTGATCAGCCGCGTCCATCCGCGCTTTCAGGAAGATTTCCGCCACGCCCTGCGCCAGGCGGCGGCCTATGGCGCCTTTGAGATCACCTTTCCGGTGGCGGGACCGGATGGGCGGGCGCGCTGGATCGACGCGCGCGGCCAGGCGCGCGGCGAGCGCGGCGACACGGGCTTTTCCGCCATCCTGGGCGTGGCGTTGGACATCACCGAGGCCCGCCGCGCCCGCGCCGCCGCCCAGGCCGCCGAAAGCCGGCTGCGCGACGGGGTGGAGAGCATCTCCGAGGCCTTTGTGCTGTTCGATCGTCAGGGGCGTCTAATCCTGTGGAACCAGGCGTTCGAGGACGCCTTCAACTTCGACCACGGGGTGGTGCGGCGCGGCGCGATGAAGGACGAGCTGAACCGGATCGCCGGCCTGGCCATCAAGGCCGAGCATCGTCCGGCCAGCGGTCGTGCGGGCCTGCGCGAAGTCGAGCTGAATGACGGGCGCTGGCTGCAACTGTCGGAGCGGTTCACCTCCGAGGGCGGCTCGGTCGTCACCGCCGCCGACATCACCGCCATCAAACGCCAGGAGGCCGAGCGCCGCCGCGCCGCCGACGATCTGCGGGCCACCGTCGATCAGCTGGAATCCAGCCAAGAGAAGCTGTCGCTGCTGGCGCGTAAATACGAGGTCGCCATGACCCGCGCCGAGGCCGCCAACCAGGCCAAGTCCGAGTTCCTGGCCAATATGAGCCACGAACTGCGCACGCCGTTGAACGCCATCAACGGCTTCTCGGAGATCATGGCCAGCGAGCTGTTCGGGCCGCTGAACGAGAAATACAAGGGCTACGCCGGTGACATCCTGAAGTCCGGCCAGCATCTGCTCAGCCTGATCAATGACGTCTTGGACATGGCCAAGATCGAGGCCGGCAAGATGACCCTGCACTATGAGCCGGTGTCCTTGCGCGAGGTGTGCGAGGACGCGGTGCGGCTGATGCGCGGCAAGGTGCAGGAAGCGGGCCTGAAGATCGCGGTCGAGGCCGGCGACCTGCCCGACATCGAGGCCGATCAGCGCGGCGTCAAACAGGTGATGCTGAACCTGATCTCCAACGCCGTGAAGTTCACGCCCGAGGGCGGCTCCATCGTCGTGTCGCTGAAACCCTTCGTCGGGGCCGAGGGCGAGGACCGCGTCCGCGTCGCCTGCGCCGACACCGGCATCGGCATCGCGCCCGAAGACCTAGTGCGCCTGGCCCGCCCGTTCGAACAGGTCGAGGGCCAGCATTCCAAGACCACCCAGGGCACCGGCCTGGGCCTGGCCCTGACCAAGTCCCTGATCGAGATGCACGGCGGCCAGCTGAGCATGGAAAGCCAGCCAGGTGTCGGCACGGTGGTCAGTTTCGACCTGCCGGTCAAACGACCGGATCAAACGGTGCAGCCGATCCGGGCGGCGTTCGCGGCTTAG
- a CDS encoding CBS domain-containing protein, whose protein sequence is MKIRDVMTRDVHLARPADTIQDVASRMAKGGFGFVPVADGDQLIGTITDRDIVVRALATGAASSASVVEFITRDPQTVLDTDDLKVVLDLMGAKQIRRAPVVDKHGRVVGVVSLGDLSTRVKEKYAGETLESISR, encoded by the coding sequence ATGAAGATCCGCGACGTGATGACCAGGGACGTGCATCTGGCCCGCCCCGCCGACACCATCCAGGACGTGGCCAGCCGCATGGCCAAGGGCGGATTCGGCTTCGTGCCCGTGGCGGACGGCGATCAGCTGATCGGCACGATCACGGACCGCGACATCGTGGTGCGCGCCTTGGCGACGGGCGCCGCCTCAAGCGCCTCTGTCGTGGAGTTCATCACCCGCGATCCGCAGACGGTGCTGGACACCGACGACCTGAAGGTCGTGCTGGATCTGATGGGCGCCAAGCAGATCCGCCGCGCCCCGGTCGTGGACAAGCATGGCCGCGTGGTCGGCGTCGTGTCGCTGGGCGACCTGTCGACGCGCGTGAAAGAGAAATACGCCGGCGAGACGCTGGAAAGCATCTCGCGTTAA
- a CDS encoding von Willebrand factor type A domain-containing protein, protein MMTPPPVDTERYPDATPNPVKRTSDQPVSTFSIDVDTASYSNVRRFIDEGRAPPRDAVRVEELINAFDYDYARPTSQTRPFAITTAVAASPWADGRQIVHIGLQGYELPAGEQRPLNLTFLVDVSGSMGSPDKLDLAKKAMNLAIDRLRPQDTLAVTYYAEGAGTTLQPTKGDEKLKMRCAVASLKASGGTAGAAGMTNAYDQAQANFARDKVNRILMFTDGDFNVGVTDNKRLEDYVAEKRGTGIYLSVYGFGRGNYQDERMQTIAQAGNGVAAYVGDLRDARRLFGPAFDKGAFPIADDVKIQVEFNPARVAEWRLIGYETRLLNEEDFNNDQVDAGEVGSGASVTALYEITPVGGPTQIPDRRYPDNRIGVGGGDPNGEIGFIQVRYKQPGQRRSNLIQQPLTNRAGGPVSAQPPEATRWAIAVAGFGQKLRGDPWMTADYGWDRIIDQAQGARGEDPYGDRAEFVQVVRAAQGLAPMRTP, encoded by the coding sequence ATGATGACGCCGCCCCCTGTCGACACCGAACGCTATCCGGATGCGACGCCCAATCCGGTGAAGCGGACCAGCGATCAGCCGGTGTCGACCTTTTCCATCGACGTGGACACGGCGTCCTATTCGAACGTAAGGCGCTTCATCGACGAGGGTCGTGCGCCTCCCAGGGATGCGGTGCGGGTCGAGGAACTGATCAACGCCTTCGACTATGACTATGCCCGGCCGACCAGCCAGACCCGGCCCTTCGCCATCACGACGGCGGTCGCGGCCTCGCCCTGGGCGGACGGGCGTCAGATCGTGCACATCGGCCTGCAGGGCTACGAACTGCCGGCGGGCGAGCAGCGGCCGCTGAACCTGACCTTCCTGGTCGACGTCTCCGGCTCGATGGGCAGCCCCGACAAGCTGGACCTGGCCAAGAAGGCGATGAACCTGGCCATCGACCGGCTGAGGCCGCAGGACACTCTGGCCGTCACCTATTACGCAGAAGGCGCCGGCACGACCCTGCAGCCCACGAAGGGCGACGAAAAGCTGAAGATGCGCTGCGCCGTCGCCAGCCTGAAAGCGTCGGGCGGCACGGCCGGGGCGGCCGGCATGACCAACGCCTATGACCAAGCCCAGGCGAACTTCGCCCGCGACAAGGTCAATCGCATCCTGATGTTCACCGATGGCGACTTCAACGTCGGGGTGACCGACAACAAGCGGCTGGAAGACTATGTCGCCGAAAAGCGCGGGACCGGGATCTACCTGTCGGTCTACGGCTTCGGGCGCGGCAACTATCAGGACGAACGGATGCAGACCATCGCCCAGGCGGGCAATGGGGTCGCGGCCTATGTCGGGGACCTGAGGGACGCGCGCCGGCTGTTCGGACCGGCCTTCGACAAGGGCGCCTTCCCTATCGCTGACGACGTCAAGATCCAGGTTGAGTTCAATCCCGCCCGCGTCGCCGAATGGCGGCTGATCGGCTATGAGACCCGGCTGCTGAACGAGGAAGACTTCAACAACGACCAGGTCGATGCGGGCGAGGTCGGATCCGGCGCCAGCGTCACGGCCCTGTACGAAATCACCCCCGTCGGCGGCCCGACGCAGATTCCCGATCGGCGCTATCCCGATAATCGTATCGGGGTCGGCGGCGGCGATCCGAACGGCGAGATCGGCTTTATTCAGGTGCGCTACAAACAGCCGGGGCAGAGACGCTCGAACCTGATCCAGCAGCCGCTGACCAACCGCGCGGGCGGGCCGGTCAGCGCCCAGCCGCCCGAGGCCACGCGCTGGGCCATCGCGGTCGCCGGCTTCGGTCAGAAGCTGCGGGGCGATCCGTGGATGACGGCCGACTATGGTTGGGACCGGATCATCGATCAGGCGCAAGGGGCCAGAGGCGAAGACCCCTATGGCGACCGGGCCGAGTTCGTTCAGGTGGTGCGGGCGGCCCAGGGCCTTGCCCCGATGCGGACGCCCTGA
- a CDS encoding monovalent cation:proton antiporter-2 (CPA2) family protein, with translation MAEATTGLDLGAAAALLAAGVLAVPVFKRIGLGSVLGYLAAGLAIGPFGLKLFREPETILHVAEFGVVIFLFIIGLEMRPKRLWGLRKEIFGLGAAQVLFCGLILTLTAMLVGFSAPVAFVGAMGFVLSSTAVIMQMLEERGEIAGGPGQRAVSILLLEDLAIVPLLAIVAVLASVLGVANEQAPPLWQTVGFAVAAVGGVLLAGKYLVNPVFRLLAQYGGREVMTAAALLVVVGAAWAMSLGGLSMAMGAFLAGVLLSESTFRHQLEADVEPFRAILLGLFFLSVGMSLDVSVVVADWRLVLGGVVAFMLVKGVGIYAVARLFKASHHEAVERAGLFAQGGEFAFVLYGAAVAAGLFDARIGAMMSAVVILSMALTPLTSLLIARLSPKPVQDAESAEGVDFAKDLRGQVLIIGFGRFAQVVSQPLLARDVDVSIIENDVEMIQAASQFGFKVYYGDGTQLHTLRASGAEEAEMVLVCVDKPEAADRIVELVKSEFPTTRIMARAFDRGHSMRLIQAGVDYQIRETFESALKFGERALVELGLDEHEAAETIGDVRRRDEARLDLQLTGGLKAGRQLMRGNMPTPQPAPYIKPRREGRLLNEDEAGPAAPDTRREPADT, from the coding sequence ATGGCTGAGGCGACGACGGGACTGGATCTGGGCGCGGCGGCCGCTCTGCTGGCCGCGGGCGTGCTCGCCGTGCCGGTGTTCAAGCGCATCGGCCTGGGATCGGTGCTTGGCTATCTGGCGGCGGGCCTGGCCATCGGTCCCTTCGGTCTGAAGCTGTTCCGCGAGCCCGAGACCATCCTGCACGTCGCCGAGTTCGGCGTGGTCATCTTCCTGTTCATCATCGGGCTGGAGATGCGGCCCAAACGGCTTTGGGGACTGAGGAAGGAAATCTTCGGCCTCGGCGCGGCTCAGGTGCTGTTCTGCGGCCTGATCCTGACCCTGACCGCCATGCTGGTCGGCTTCTCCGCACCCGTCGCCTTCGTCGGCGCCATGGGCTTTGTCCTGTCGTCCACCGCGGTCATCATGCAGATGCTGGAAGAGCGCGGCGAGATCGCGGGCGGGCCGGGCCAGCGCGCGGTCTCCATCCTGTTGCTGGAAGACCTGGCCATCGTGCCGCTGCTGGCCATCGTCGCCGTCCTGGCCTCGGTGCTGGGCGTGGCGAACGAACAGGCGCCGCCCCTGTGGCAGACCGTCGGCTTCGCGGTCGCGGCGGTCGGCGGGGTGCTGCTGGCCGGCAAATATTTGGTCAATCCGGTCTTCCGCCTGCTGGCCCAATATGGCGGACGCGAGGTGATGACGGCCGCCGCCCTGCTGGTCGTGGTCGGCGCCGCCTGGGCCATGTCCCTGGGCGGCCTGTCCATGGCCATGGGCGCCTTCCTGGCCGGGGTCCTGCTGTCGGAATCCACCTTCCGTCACCAGCTTGAGGCGGACGTCGAGCCGTTCCGCGCCATCCTGCTGGGCCTGTTCTTCCTCAGCGTCGGCATGTCGCTGGACGTGTCGGTCGTGGTCGCCGACTGGCGTCTGGTGCTGGGCGGGGTCGTGGCCTTCATGCTGGTCAAGGGCGTGGGCATCTATGCCGTCGCGCGACTGTTCAAGGCCTCGCACCATGAGGCCGTCGAGCGCGCGGGCCTGTTCGCGCAAGGCGGCGAGTTCGCCTTCGTCCTGTACGGCGCCGCCGTCGCCGCCGGCCTGTTCGACGCCCGCATCGGGGCGATGATGTCGGCGGTGGTGATCCTGTCGATGGCCCTGACGCCCCTGACCTCGCTGCTGATCGCGCGGCTGTCGCCCAAGCCGGTCCAGGACGCTGAAAGCGCCGAGGGCGTCGACTTCGCCAAGGACCTGCGCGGCCAGGTGCTGATCATCGGCTTCGGCCGTTTCGCCCAGGTCGTGTCCCAACCCCTGCTGGCCCGCGACGTCGACGTGTCGATCATCGAGAACGACGTGGAGATGATCCAGGCCGCCTCCCAGTTCGGGTTCAAGGTCTATTATGGCGACGGCACTCAGCTGCACACCCTGCGCGCGTCAGGCGCGGAGGAGGCGGAGATGGTCCTGGTCTGCGTGGACAAGCCCGAGGCCGCCGACCGCATCGTCGAACTGGTCAAGTCCGAGTTCCCGACCACCCGGATCATGGCCCGCGCCTTCGACCGAGGGCATTCGATGCGCCTGATCCAGGCCGGCGTGGACTACCAGATCCGCGAGACCTTCGAGTCGGCGCTCAAGTTCGGCGAGCGCGCCCTGGTCGAACTGGGGCTGGACGAGCATGAGGCGGCCGAGACTATCGGCGACGTACGCCGTCGCGACGAGGCCCGACTGGACTTGCAGCTGACCGGCGGGCTCAAGGCCGGCCGCCAGCTGATGCGCGGCAATATGCCGACGCCCCAGCCCGCTCCTTACATCAAACCCCGTCGCGAAGGCCGTCTGCTGAACGAGGACGAGGCGGGCCCGGCCGCGCCGGACACCCGGCGCGAGCCCGCCGACACCTGA
- a CDS encoding DUF4168 domain-containing protein, whose translation MRTPRIALLASVALLATAAIAYAQDASTTAQTPTAAPTAGSTTFTDDELKKFDDAMAKVRAVSDTLNGAQPTPEQQAQMAAAVQDSGLEVTRFNTLSNAVAADPALAARIRVVNATPPAPGTPAAAVTDDELNRFVTAMTQIRAVTAEVQNNQATPEQSAKLTAAVEASGLTTERFNAISQLVSATPYLQAKAQLAGARLEKGVSQ comes from the coding sequence ATGCGCACGCCCCGCATCGCCCTTCTTGCTTCCGTCGCCCTTCTCGCGACCGCCGCGATCGCTTACGCCCAGGACGCATCGACGACGGCGCAGACGCCGACGGCCGCGCCGACGGCCGGCTCGACCACCTTCACCGACGACGAGCTGAAGAAGTTCGACGACGCCATGGCCAAGGTGAGAGCCGTCAGCGACACGCTGAACGGCGCCCAGCCGACGCCGGAACAGCAGGCGCAGATGGCCGCCGCAGTGCAGGATTCGGGGCTGGAGGTAACGCGCTTCAACACCCTGTCCAACGCCGTCGCCGCCGATCCGGCCCTGGCGGCGCGCATCCGGGTGGTCAACGCCACGCCGCCAGCGCCCGGCACCCCGGCCGCCGCCGTGACGGATGACGAACTGAACCGCTTCGTCACCGCCATGACGCAGATCCGCGCCGTCACGGCCGAGGTGCAGAACAACCAGGCGACGCCCGAACAGAGCGCCAAGCTGACGGCGGCGGTCGAGGCGTCCGGCCTGACGACCGAGCGCTTCAACGCCATCTCGCAGCTGGTGTCCGCAACGCCCTATCTTCAGGCCAAGGCGCAGCTGGCCGGCGCGCGTCTGGAAAAGGGCGTCAGTCAGTAG
- a CDS encoding S1/P1 Nuclease, protein MKRLAIAALALVAVAAPAVTVTAWGNTGHRLIGVAAMRALPDDLPAFLRTPAAIADVGELAREPDRWKGAGQPHDRERDTAHFVDLDDQGRVYDQRGMSLNDLPRLKSEYDAALTKAGLDVNDAGYLPYAMMDAWQQLGRDFAYWRVLNAAEKRETNMERQAWYRADRIRREALILRDIGVMGHYVGDGSQPHHTSIHYNGWGDFPNPEGFTNSRQTHAVFEGEFTNRVARLDAVEAAMPAAKLDGFDVKARTVSYLTTTLGTVIPFYRLEKAGGFKDADPRGAAFVNERLAAGAGELRDFIVAAWTASGSASIGWPAVKVAEVEAGTADPWTAMVGED, encoded by the coding sequence ATGAAACGTCTCGCCATCGCCGCCCTGGCCCTCGTCGCGGTCGCCGCGCCGGCTGTCACCGTCACCGCCTGGGGCAACACCGGCCACCGCCTGATCGGCGTGGCGGCGATGCGGGCCCTGCCGGACGATCTGCCGGCCTTCCTGCGCACCCCGGCCGCCATCGCCGACGTGGGCGAACTGGCGCGCGAGCCCGACCGCTGGAAGGGCGCCGGCCAGCCGCACGACCGCGAGCGCGACACCGCCCACTTCGTCGATCTGGACGACCAGGGTCGCGTCTACGACCAGCGCGGCATGAGCCTCAATGACCTGCCGCGCCTGAAGTCCGAATATGACGCCGCCCTGACCAAGGCCGGTCTGGACGTCAACGACGCCGGCTATCTGCCTTACGCCATGATGGACGCCTGGCAGCAGTTGGGTCGCGACTTCGCCTATTGGCGCGTGCTGAACGCGGCCGAGAAGCGCGAGACCAATATGGAGCGCCAGGCCTGGTATCGCGCCGACCGCATCCGCCGCGAGGCCCTGATCCTGCGCGACATCGGCGTGATGGGCCACTACGTCGGCGACGGCTCGCAACCGCATCACACCAGCATTCACTACAACGGCTGGGGCGACTTCCCGAACCCGGAAGGCTTCACCAACTCGCGCCAGACCCACGCCGTGTTCGAAGGCGAGTTCACCAATCGCGTCGCCCGTCTGGACGCCGTCGAGGCCGCCATGCCGGCCGCCAAACTGGACGGGTTCGACGTCAAGGCGCGCACCGTCTCCTATCTGACCACGACGCTCGGCACGGTGATCCCCTTCTATCGGCTGGAAAAGGCAGGCGGCTTCAAGGACGCCGACCCGCGCGGCGCGGCCTTCGTCAACGAACGTCTGGCGGCGGGCGCCGGCGAACTGCGCGACTTCATCGTCGCCGCCTGGACCGCATCCGGCAGCGCCTCCATCGGCTGGCCCGCCGTCAAGGTCGCCGAGGTCGAGGCCGGAACCGCCGACCCCTGGACCGCCATGGTGGGCGAGGACTGA